The Leucobacter viscericola genome includes a window with the following:
- a CDS encoding hemolysin family protein produces MSDWLGILWLVLLLIANAFFVGAEFAVISARRSQIEPKAEAGSKRAKTALYAMEHATLMLATSQLGITVCSLLILNVSEPAIHHLLEGPLAWTGMSAEVVTIVAFVLTLLGVSYLHVVFGEMVPKNAAFSMPDQAVLLLAPPLVWISRVLRHVIAALNAIANGVLRLFKVEPKSETTSTYTLEEVAGIVSHSTREGVLEDRSGALTAAFEFTTKQAKDLLVPRDRLVVLPVGATPEDVETAVAKHGFSRYPIAGPSDELAGYVHIKDLVRLSEERITQPIPAKRIREMVSLHVDTELEDVLARMQAKGIHLARIFDREGTEIGVVFLEDVIEELVGEVHDATRRRRFS; encoded by the coding sequence ATGAGTGACTGGTTAGGCATCCTCTGGTTGGTGCTGCTGCTGATCGCAAACGCGTTCTTCGTTGGCGCGGAGTTTGCCGTGATCTCTGCTCGCCGCTCGCAGATCGAGCCCAAAGCCGAGGCCGGATCGAAGCGTGCGAAGACCGCGCTCTACGCGATGGAACACGCAACGCTCATGCTCGCGACCAGCCAGCTCGGCATCACCGTGTGCTCGCTGCTGATCCTGAATGTTTCAGAGCCCGCGATCCACCACCTGCTTGAGGGACCTCTCGCCTGGACTGGCATGTCAGCTGAGGTTGTGACCATTGTCGCCTTTGTGCTCACGCTGCTTGGTGTGTCGTATCTGCATGTGGTGTTCGGCGAGATGGTGCCAAAGAACGCGGCATTCTCGATGCCCGATCAGGCCGTGCTGCTGCTCGCGCCGCCGCTCGTGTGGATCTCTCGTGTGCTGCGCCACGTGATCGCCGCCCTAAACGCGATTGCGAACGGGGTGCTGCGACTGTTTAAGGTCGAGCCGAAATCTGAGACGACCAGCACGTACACGCTGGAAGAGGTCGCGGGGATCGTGAGCCACTCAACTCGCGAGGGTGTGCTTGAAGACCGCAGTGGTGCGTTGACGGCCGCGTTTGAGTTCACGACAAAGCAGGCGAAAGACTTGCTGGTTCCCCGTGATCGACTGGTGGTGCTGCCCGTTGGGGCGACGCCGGAAGACGTCGAAACTGCCGTCGCGAAACACGGCTTCTCACGCTACCCAATCGCCGGACCGAGCGATGAGCTTGCGGGATACGTGCACATCAAGGATCTTGTGCGTTTGAGCGAGGAGCGGATCACGCAGCCGATTCCAGCGAAGCGGATCCGCGAGATGGTGTCACTGCACGTCGACACCGAGCTTGAAGACGTACTCGCGCGCATGCAGGCGAAGGGGATTCACCTCGCGCGCATCTTCGACCGCGAGGGCACCGAAATTGGTGTGGTCTTCCTTGAAGACGTGATCGAAGAGCTGGTGGGTGAGGTGCACGACGCCACGAGGCGGCGGCGGTTCTCTTAG
- a CDS encoding hemolysin family protein, whose protein sequence is MNEWVMLGIGVILTVGTGIFVASEFSLVALDRQDLERRRSSGETGLDRVIRGLSRTSTHLSSAQLGITLTTLLTGYTLEPAISGFLDGPLGAVGVPEEFRRAISAPLAILIATVFSMIVGELIPKNFAISKPLATAKVVMPAQAAFTTTFKPAVALLNGSANGILRGMGIEPKEELSGARSAEELSSLVRHSANAGLLEADTATLLDRTLRFAERTAGDVMTPRLKIESLQRLEPAQAVLELSGRTGLSRFPVIDEDRDDVIGVVHVKQAVAVPRAKRAEVPVAALAEDVVRVPDTLRLDQLLEELRTSGFQLAIVVDEYGGTAGIVTLEDLVEEIVGEVADEHDRAAAGVVGTADEMTFPADLRPDEVLEQTGIVIPEDDDYDTVAGYVLQELGRIPEQGDEVKLPDGGTLRVERMDGRRIARLRFKSAPQEAHLADPESAAAVDPEGPAANEGSAS, encoded by the coding sequence GTGAACGAGTGGGTAATGCTCGGGATCGGCGTGATCCTCACCGTGGGCACCGGTATCTTTGTTGCCTCCGAGTTCTCTCTTGTTGCGCTTGACCGGCAAGACCTTGAGCGGCGACGCTCGAGCGGCGAAACCGGGCTCGACCGAGTGATTCGTGGGCTCTCACGCACATCGACTCACCTCTCGAGTGCGCAGCTCGGCATCACGCTAACCACACTGCTCACCGGTTACACCCTTGAGCCCGCCATCAGCGGCTTCCTTGACGGGCCGCTTGGTGCGGTGGGGGTGCCCGAGGAATTTCGTCGAGCCATCAGCGCGCCGCTCGCGATCCTCATCGCCACGGTGTTCTCGATGATTGTTGGCGAACTCATCCCGAAAAACTTCGCTATTTCAAAGCCGCTCGCGACGGCGAAGGTGGTCATGCCTGCGCAGGCTGCCTTCACCACAACGTTCAAACCGGCCGTCGCGCTGCTCAACGGCAGCGCAAACGGGATTCTGCGCGGCATGGGAATCGAACCGAAAGAGGAACTGTCGGGCGCTCGCTCGGCCGAAGAGCTCTCCTCGCTGGTGCGCCACTCCGCGAATGCCGGCCTGCTTGAGGCCGATACCGCGACGCTGCTCGACCGCACGCTCCGTTTTGCCGAGCGCACCGCCGGTGACGTCATGACCCCGCGCCTCAAGATCGAAAGCCTGCAGCGCCTCGAGCCCGCACAGGCAGTGCTTGAACTCTCTGGCCGCACCGGCCTCTCGCGCTTTCCCGTTATCGACGAGGATCGCGACGACGTTATCGGTGTTGTGCACGTCAAGCAGGCAGTTGCCGTTCCCCGTGCGAAGCGCGCCGAGGTTCCCGTGGCTGCGCTTGCTGAAGACGTTGTGCGGGTGCCCGACACCCTTCGCCTCGACCAGCTGCTTGAAGAGCTACGCACCTCGGGCTTCCAGCTCGCGATTGTCGTGGACGAGTACGGCGGCACCGCGGGAATTGTGACCCTCGAAGACCTGGTCGAAGAGATCGTTGGTGAGGTTGCCGATGAGCACGACCGCGCCGCCGCTGGTGTTGTTGGTACCGCCGACGAAATGACCTTCCCTGCTGATTTGCGCCCCGACGAGGTGCTTGAGCAGACGGGCATCGTGATTCCCGAGGACGACGACTACGACACCGTTGCCGGATACGTGCTGCAAGAGCTTGGGCGCATCCCAGAGCAGGGTGATGAGGTCAAGCTGCCAGACGGCGGCACGCTGCGAGTTGAACGCATGGACGGGCGCAGGATCGCGCGCCTGCGCTTTAAGAGTGCTCCCCAGGAGGCACATCTCGCCGATCCTGAGAGTGCTGCCGCAGTCGACCCCGAAGGCCCGGCCGCGAACGAGGGGAGTGCCTCATGA
- a CDS encoding RCC1 domain-containing protein: MRRLTRSLVASAVVLGATALGITPASAAPGDQLPEWSGTVLGGTEITLPAKDRTIEFESIHPGSNFTLGIDTEGNAWSWGINGFGQLGNSEYLGRFIFAPYPVPMLDVNGKQLRAKDLAADGNFSIALDSAGAAWTYGRNNFAQLGNTSVPGNVAGTVTPVPVLNAAGDQMSFAKVSTGINFGFGLEADGSAWAWGRNYYGQLGGISNSYVFATPVSTVATPVLNAAGDQMKFSEVIGGEDFSFGLDPDGFAWAWGSNSNGQLGLPAGDSPRARPLLDTNGDQARYVQISAGYNSAIARDSEGRVWGWGNNRAGVLGTAVTGATSVPAPILGADGSQLVMKWVDHAASSAFGVDATGQVWAWGNNAYGQLGQDPATLGDSSAVPVRVERSPGVPLIADRVYSGDSHATAIGDFHDETRTNAWAWGASWYGQLGNPGVDTSADAMSPTPVPITLAQPSTNSIVYFGDDDTVGVRGTVVDGKLVVKAPRHISGRVPVYVSWFGDQPSTDLVGYFTFMLDPTIQMDPAKTDVDKQALAIVELPEAEIPLVGEAAMQFTLGQGLSVTAGDIADPVRFDAEGRVTLPVTSKTGGEYAVEAKAFVDQRNDTPAGDGPIVAVSGKLTTAVTFVGPKVPPTKTPTQTPVVTEKAPTSPAPPATGLANTGANLTPLLVTGIAVAVSGALLALRRRRVARG, encoded by the coding sequence GTGAGACGTTTGACTCGTTCCCTCGTTGCTTCTGCTGTGGTACTCGGTGCGACTGCGCTGGGAATAACCCCCGCGAGTGCGGCGCCGGGCGACCAGCTTCCCGAGTGGTCGGGAACGGTTCTTGGGGGCACCGAGATCACGCTTCCGGCCAAAGACCGCACGATCGAGTTTGAAAGCATCCACCCGGGCTCGAACTTCACGCTCGGGATCGACACGGAAGGTAACGCCTGGAGCTGGGGCATCAACGGGTTCGGGCAGCTTGGCAACAGCGAGTATCTCGGTCGTTTCATTTTCGCGCCGTACCCGGTGCCGATGCTCGACGTGAACGGCAAACAGTTGCGCGCAAAGGATCTCGCGGCCGACGGAAACTTCAGCATTGCGCTCGACAGCGCCGGTGCGGCCTGGACCTACGGTCGTAACAACTTCGCGCAGCTTGGCAACACCTCTGTTCCAGGAAACGTTGCGGGTACCGTAACTCCGGTCCCCGTGCTGAATGCGGCCGGCGACCAGATGAGCTTTGCCAAGGTATCAACCGGGATCAACTTTGGGTTTGGCCTCGAAGCAGACGGGAGCGCCTGGGCGTGGGGCCGCAATTACTACGGCCAGCTCGGCGGTATCTCCAACAGCTACGTCTTTGCTACCCCGGTTTCAACGGTCGCGACGCCCGTGCTCAATGCGGCGGGCGACCAGATGAAGTTTTCAGAGGTGATCGGCGGTGAAGACTTCTCCTTTGGCCTTGATCCTGATGGCTTTGCGTGGGCATGGGGGAGTAACAGCAACGGCCAGCTCGGGCTGCCCGCGGGTGATTCGCCACGCGCCCGCCCGCTGCTCGACACCAACGGCGATCAGGCGCGCTACGTGCAGATCAGCGCTGGTTACAACTCTGCGATTGCCCGCGACAGCGAGGGTCGGGTCTGGGGTTGGGGCAACAACCGAGCCGGGGTACTCGGCACCGCCGTGACCGGAGCGACCAGCGTCCCTGCTCCGATCCTCGGGGCTGACGGCTCACAGCTCGTTATGAAGTGGGTGGATCACGCCGCGTCGTCAGCATTTGGAGTTGACGCGACGGGACAGGTCTGGGCCTGGGGCAACAACGCATACGGTCAGTTGGGTCAGGATCCCGCGACCCTGGGTGATTCAAGTGCGGTTCCGGTGCGCGTTGAGCGCAGCCCGGGGGTGCCACTTATTGCAGACCGCGTGTACAGCGGAGACTCTCACGCAACCGCCATCGGTGACTTTCACGACGAGACCCGCACGAACGCCTGGGCCTGGGGTGCTTCCTGGTACGGCCAACTCGGCAACCCCGGTGTCGATACCTCCGCCGACGCCATGAGCCCAACACCCGTGCCCATTACGCTCGCTCAGCCCAGCACCAACAGCATTGTGTACTTCGGTGATGATGACACGGTCGGGGTGAGAGGCACCGTCGTTGACGGCAAGCTCGTCGTAAAGGCTCCCCGCCACATCTCGGGGCGGGTTCCGGTCTATGTTTCGTGGTTTGGCGATCAGCCAAGCACCGACCTTGTCGGTTACTTCACCTTTATGCTCGACCCAACGATCCAGATGGATCCGGCGAAGACAGACGTCGACAAACAGGCACTCGCTATCGTGGAGCTGCCCGAGGCGGAGATCCCGCTCGTTGGCGAAGCCGCGATGCAGTTCACGCTCGGCCAGGGGCTCAGTGTGACCGCGGGAGATATCGCGGACCCCGTGCGATTTGATGCTGAGGGCAGGGTGACCCTGCCGGTGACGTCGAAGACCGGCGGCGAGTACGCCGTTGAGGCGAAGGCATTTGTAGATCAGCGAAACGATACGCCCGCGGGCGACGGCCCCATCGTCGCTGTGAGCGGAAAGCTCACAACCGCGGTCACGTTTGTTGGTCCCAAGGTTCCGCCGACAAAAACGCCCACGCAGACTCCAGTCGTGACTGAGAAGGCGCCGACGTCACCGGCGCCTCCAGCGACGGGCCTCGCAAACACCGGCGCGAACCTCACGCCGCTGCTTGTGACTGGGATCGCGGTCGCCGTTTCGGGCGCGCTGCTCGCGCTTCGCCGCCGCCGAGTCGCAAGAGGCTAG
- a CDS encoding SpaH/EbpB family LPXTG-anchored major pilin, with protein sequence MTTTPTARRWRGAMALLAATTIGVIGIAMPASAADPVSLINKDAKGSITLTKYSTPNDERPTTEGDGKPWTPPAGSNSTLLEGATFELYKVNDANLADKIDLTTNLGWQNLEKLITKVGKNPTAAEIALKEPNLGLALESEQTTGASGVVKWETLSLGLYYVVETKVPSGHKASQPFFVTIPMTDPVNLNDWMYDIHVYPKNIKDDTAKVPLDAEKHVVGDEIIWEIRTTIPNNNNLTILKITDILSEVLDFNAADASALQMQIGTTWEDTMNNNTWLTPGLDFSVNVAPSAGAGSNDKITATVAPSGLTKVNGKKGQTLITHIKTTVNNKFAGNGEVLNNAGIITNKPGSNIEEEATPPESISKYGKVRVNKVNAQGAALKDAKFDVYYSHLESPNFSNKTDPTVGYVKTPVTCDMTGKTFCEFSVRLSDWAENMTVTAGDSRYNYYFLVETQAPGDYELLAEPWKFVVEQSDVDGDYVKKVAIDVVNVKHGGGIELPFTGGAGTIMFVVIGAALLAGATAMTVIRSRQRKSEV encoded by the coding sequence TTGACTACCACCCCCACAGCACGGCGATGGCGAGGCGCCATGGCGCTGCTCGCTGCCACCACAATCGGTGTCATCGGTATCGCGATGCCCGCTTCGGCCGCCGACCCCGTCTCACTGATCAACAAAGACGCCAAGGGCTCGATCACGCTGACGAAGTACTCGACGCCGAACGATGAGCGTCCAACAACCGAGGGCGACGGCAAGCCGTGGACTCCCCCGGCGGGATCAAACTCCACCCTGCTCGAGGGCGCTACCTTCGAGCTCTACAAGGTCAATGACGCCAACCTGGCTGACAAGATCGATCTGACCACCAACCTGGGTTGGCAGAACCTTGAGAAGCTCATCACCAAGGTTGGCAAGAACCCGACCGCGGCTGAGATTGCACTCAAGGAGCCGAACCTCGGTCTGGCACTGGAGAGCGAGCAGACAACCGGCGCCTCGGGTGTCGTGAAGTGGGAGACGCTCTCCCTTGGTCTGTACTACGTTGTGGAAACCAAGGTTCCCTCCGGCCACAAGGCGTCGCAGCCGTTCTTCGTCACGATTCCGATGACGGATCCGGTGAACCTTAACGACTGGATGTACGACATCCACGTCTACCCGAAGAACATCAAGGATGACACCGCAAAGGTTCCGCTCGACGCCGAGAAGCACGTCGTTGGCGACGAGATCATCTGGGAGATCCGCACCACGATCCCGAACAACAACAACCTCACCATCCTGAAGATCACCGATATTCTCAGCGAGGTTCTCGACTTCAACGCTGCAGATGCGTCAGCACTTCAGATGCAGATCGGCACCACCTGGGAAGACACGATGAACAACAACACCTGGCTGACCCCGGGTCTTGATTTCTCGGTGAATGTCGCTCCTTCCGCGGGCGCTGGTTCGAACGACAAGATCACCGCGACCGTGGCCCCCTCCGGCCTCACCAAGGTGAACGGTAAGAAGGGCCAGACCCTCATCACCCACATCAAGACCACCGTGAACAACAAGTTCGCTGGCAACGGTGAGGTTTTGAACAACGCTGGCATCATCACCAACAAGCCCGGCTCGAACATCGAAGAAGAGGCGACTCCCCCCGAGTCGATCTCAAAGTACGGCAAGGTGCGTGTCAACAAGGTCAACGCTCAGGGTGCTGCCCTGAAGGACGCCAAGTTTGACGTGTACTACTCGCACCTCGAGAGCCCCAACTTCTCGAACAAAACCGACCCGACGGTCGGTTACGTGAAGACTCCCGTCACCTGCGACATGACCGGAAAGACCTTCTGCGAATTCTCCGTGCGTCTGTCTGACTGGGCAGAGAACATGACGGTTACTGCAGGCGATAGCCGCTACAACTACTACTTCCTGGTCGAGACCCAGGCACCCGGCGACTACGAACTACTCGCCGAGCCCTGGAAGTTTGTTGTTGAGCAGTCCGACGTTGACGGTGACTACGTCAAGAAGGTCGCCATTGACGTGGTCAACGTTAAGCACGGCGGCGGAATTGAACTTCCGTTCACCGGTGGCGCAGGCACGATCATGTTCGTTGTGATTGGCGCGGCACTTCTCGCTGGCGCAACGGCGATGACCGTTATCCGGTCGCGTCAGCGCAAGTCCGAGGTCTAA
- a CDS encoding class C sortase, which produces MPRKAAVAERARTPNSAPANKNATGRASKGARLHRLLICGIALIGVVVFLFPTIANWFSSLDYKEQREKYTELTQSLSSDERDRLLFAAHNYNKHLPSGPLRDPYMLDDAGQTVDLRDDNENYLSQLNLGKGKEMGWIEIPNIHVSLPIHHGTDAKTLELGAGHLHGSALPVGGTSTHAVVTAHSGRATSQLFTDLDKLKKGDVFYSEVLGERFYYRVDNIEVVDPLYSGDKLRQIAGEDHLTLLTCTPTGVNSHRLLVRGVRIDNPEGESAEKEVRAKDYVADFPWWIPVVIGVPTTAWFVLAAADKRGGRTRRNTTNKLAAR; this is translated from the coding sequence ATGCCTCGCAAGGCAGCAGTCGCTGAACGCGCGCGCACACCAAACAGCGCACCAGCAAACAAAAACGCAACCGGGCGTGCGTCCAAGGGCGCGCGGCTGCACCGTCTCCTGATCTGCGGCATCGCCCTGATCGGGGTAGTGGTCTTTCTTTTTCCCACGATCGCGAACTGGTTTTCTTCCCTCGATTACAAAGAGCAGCGCGAAAAATACACGGAACTAACCCAGAGCCTCTCTTCAGATGAGCGGGACCGTCTGTTGTTCGCTGCCCACAACTACAACAAGCACCTGCCGAGCGGACCGCTTCGCGATCCCTACATGCTCGATGACGCCGGACAAACGGTCGACCTTCGTGACGACAACGAAAACTACCTGAGCCAATTGAATCTCGGAAAGGGGAAAGAAATGGGATGGATCGAGATCCCGAACATTCACGTTTCCCTTCCCATTCACCACGGCACCGATGCTAAAACGCTCGAGCTGGGTGCTGGGCACCTGCACGGCTCCGCACTGCCTGTTGGCGGCACGTCAACACACGCGGTCGTCACCGCACACTCAGGTCGTGCCACCTCACAGCTTTTCACCGATCTCGACAAGCTCAAGAAAGGCGACGTCTTTTACTCCGAGGTTCTCGGTGAGCGGTTCTACTACCGGGTCGACAACATTGAGGTTGTTGATCCCCTCTACTCCGGTGACAAGCTTCGCCAGATCGCCGGCGAGGATCACCTCACACTCTTGACCTGCACACCGACCGGTGTGAACTCGCACCGCCTCCTCGTTCGAGGCGTGCGCATCGACAACCCCGAGGGCGAGTCTGCCGAAAAAGAAGTGCGCGCCAAAGACTATGTAGCCGACTTCCCCTGGTGGATCCCGGTGGTTATTGGTGTGCCCACCACCGCGTGGTTTGTGCTCGCGGCAGCCGACAAACGCGGTGGGCGAACCCGGCGGAACACAACAAACAAGCTGGCAGCCCGATGA